From the genome of Azospirillum brasilense, one region includes:
- a CDS encoding pentapeptide repeat-containing protein has translation MTDRTMEFLKQVRDHLFYLKLKPGGVRLQAKGVDLSRLRLKGFNLQTAILTQGNFSDAQLEEVSFAMSDLFGANFSRAKLVGSSFARADLRGTNFLKADLTRTDFEGADLRPGQIMVHRAGREDEEERRPANLTDARMDGVNFKGADLSHAELANASTAGGDFSNANLFAANLAGADLTEANFSGAKMKRAVLNGANLTRAILRNADLREATLRNVDLTVADTQGANLSGAVYMRNADALPMPVRSVLDAHILWINSGGGAGLRADFTGMDLRGLDLTACDLSGGVFRDANLDEARLSNASLSLADFGGASLRRARLDQAVLTGANLSGADLTGVDLHGADLGMVDLRNPDGTPTGRNWPANLTNATLAAADLRGARLTGAKLAGASFEMANLASADLRGCDDAAANLSKASLMGARRGPLDARPLRDGGGPLIAL, from the coding sequence ATGACCGACCGCACCATGGAATTCCTGAAGCAGGTGCGGGACCATCTATTCTATCTCAAACTGAAGCCGGGCGGTGTGCGCCTTCAGGCGAAGGGCGTCGATCTGTCGAGGCTCCGGCTGAAGGGCTTCAACCTGCAAACGGCCATCCTCACCCAGGGCAACTTCTCCGATGCCCAGCTTGAGGAGGTCAGCTTCGCCATGTCCGACCTGTTCGGGGCAAATTTCAGCCGGGCGAAGCTGGTGGGCTCCTCCTTCGCGCGGGCGGACCTGCGTGGGACGAACTTCCTGAAGGCCGACCTGACCCGCACCGACTTCGAGGGAGCCGATCTGCGCCCCGGCCAGATCATGGTCCACCGCGCCGGGCGCGAGGATGAGGAGGAGCGGCGGCCCGCCAACCTGACGGACGCGCGGATGGACGGCGTCAATTTCAAGGGCGCCGACCTCAGCCACGCCGAACTGGCCAACGCCTCGACGGCGGGCGGCGACTTCAGCAACGCCAACCTGTTCGCCGCCAATCTGGCCGGGGCCGACCTGACCGAGGCGAACTTCAGCGGGGCCAAGATGAAGCGCGCCGTGCTGAACGGCGCCAACCTGACCCGCGCCATCCTGCGCAACGCCGACCTGCGCGAGGCGACCCTGCGCAACGTCGACCTCACCGTGGCGGACACGCAAGGCGCCAACCTCAGCGGTGCCGTCTACATGAGGAACGCCGACGCTCTGCCGATGCCGGTGCGCAGCGTGCTGGACGCCCACATCCTGTGGATCAACAGCGGCGGCGGGGCCGGGCTGCGGGCGGACTTCACCGGGATGGACCTGCGCGGGTTGGACCTCACCGCCTGCGACCTGTCGGGCGGGGTGTTCCGCGACGCCAACCTGGACGAGGCCCGGCTGTCCAACGCCTCGCTCTCGCTGGCCGATTTCGGCGGGGCCAGCCTGCGCCGGGCGCGGCTGGACCAAGCGGTGCTGACCGGGGCGAACCTGAGCGGGGCCGATCTGACCGGGGTGGATCTCCACGGCGCCGATCTCGGCATGGTGGACCTGCGCAACCCGGACGGCACCCCGACCGGGCGGAACTGGCCCGCCAACCTGACGAACGCCACGCTGGCCGCTGCCGACCTGCGCGGCGCCCGGCTTACGGGGGCGAAGCTGGCCGGTGCCAGTTTCGAGATGGCCAACCTCGCCTCCGCCGACCTGCGCGGTTGCGACGACGCGGCGGCGAACCTGTCGAAGGCCAGCCTGATGGGTGCCCGCCGCGGCCCGCTGGACGCGCGGCCGCTGCGCGACGGCGGCGGGCCCCTCATCGCACTGTAG
- a CDS encoding nucleoside deaminase: MTSFDTECLRRAIALSRTHMQGNAGGPFGAVIARDGRIIGEGWNCVTSSNDPTAHAEVVAIRNACRDIGSFSLAGATVYTSCEPCPMCLSAIYWARIERIVYANARDDAASIGFDDAFLYTEIALPLEQRAIPMQRLLADEARAVFDEWAARPDRVPY; encoded by the coding sequence ATGACGAGTTTCGACACGGAGTGCCTGCGCCGCGCCATCGCGCTCAGCCGCACACACATGCAGGGCAACGCCGGCGGCCCCTTCGGCGCGGTTATCGCGCGGGACGGCCGGATCATCGGCGAGGGGTGGAACTGCGTGACCTCCAGCAACGACCCGACGGCGCACGCCGAGGTCGTCGCGATCCGCAACGCCTGCCGCGACATCGGCAGCTTCAGTCTCGCCGGGGCGACCGTCTACACGAGCTGCGAGCCCTGCCCGATGTGCCTGTCGGCGATCTACTGGGCGCGGATCGAACGCATCGTCTACGCCAACGCGCGCGACGACGCGGCGTCCATCGGTTTCGACGACGCCTTCCTCTACACGGAAATCGCCCTGCCGCTGGAACAGCGGGCGATCCCCATGCAGCGTTTGCTGGCCGACGAGGCGCGCGCCGTCTTCGACGAATGGGCCGCCCGGCCCGATCGCGTTCCCTACTGA
- a CDS encoding GNAT family N-acetyltransferase has product MPDGKDTGPGAGEAITVKVLTGIGLADPQEWDACAGPDNPFLSHAFLLALEESGSVIGRTGWQPSHLAALDGAGRIMGAVPLYLKNHSYGEYVFDHAWAHAYERAGGQYYPKLQCAVPFTPVPGPRLLVRPGASTQGMDAVAGALIQGMEEVARRYGVSSVHVTFPEEGDWRRLGEAGWLLREGVQYHWENRGYASFDDFLGTLNSRKRKAIRKERREVAESSVRLHSLTGADLKPEHWDAFHRFYLETADRKWGGGYLNRAFFRLLGETMADRVMLVMCEDNGEWVAGALNLIGADALYGRNWGSDGSYRFLHFEACYYRALDFAIERGLGRVEAGAQGEHKIQRGYLPVPTYSAHWVADPGFHRAIADYLRRERPGVAAEREALMELSPYRQDDVSEQ; this is encoded by the coding sequence ATGCCCGACGGCAAGGACACCGGCCCCGGCGCCGGGGAGGCCATCACCGTCAAGGTTCTGACCGGCATCGGTCTGGCCGATCCCCAGGAATGGGACGCCTGCGCCGGGCCGGACAACCCGTTTCTCAGCCACGCCTTCCTGCTGGCGCTGGAGGAATCGGGGTCGGTCATCGGCCGCACCGGCTGGCAGCCCAGCCACCTCGCCGCCCTCGACGGGGCGGGGCGGATCATGGGGGCAGTGCCGCTCTATCTGAAGAACCATTCCTACGGCGAGTATGTCTTCGACCATGCCTGGGCGCACGCCTATGAGCGGGCCGGCGGGCAATATTACCCGAAGCTGCAGTGCGCCGTGCCCTTCACCCCGGTGCCGGGGCCGCGCCTGCTCGTCCGGCCCGGCGCCTCGACCCAGGGGATGGACGCCGTCGCCGGCGCCCTGATCCAGGGGATGGAGGAGGTGGCGCGGCGCTACGGCGTCTCCTCCGTCCACGTCACCTTTCCGGAGGAGGGCGACTGGCGCCGCCTCGGCGAGGCCGGCTGGCTGCTCCGCGAAGGCGTGCAGTATCATTGGGAAAACCGTGGCTACGCCAGCTTCGACGATTTCCTGGGAACCTTGAACAGCCGCAAGCGCAAGGCCATCCGCAAGGAGCGGCGCGAGGTGGCGGAGAGCAGCGTCCGGCTGCACAGCCTGACCGGCGCCGACCTGAAGCCGGAGCATTGGGACGCCTTCCACCGCTTCTATCTGGAGACCGCCGACCGCAAATGGGGCGGCGGCTATCTGAACCGCGCCTTCTTCCGGTTGCTGGGCGAGACCATGGCCGACCGGGTCATGCTGGTGATGTGCGAGGACAACGGGGAGTGGGTGGCCGGCGCCCTGAATCTGATCGGGGCCGACGCCCTCTATGGCCGCAACTGGGGCTCCGACGGCAGCTACCGCTTCCTGCATTTCGAGGCGTGCTATTACCGTGCGCTGGACTTCGCCATCGAGCGCGGCCTCGGCCGGGTCGAGGCGGGCGCCCAGGGGGAGCACAAGATCCAGCGCGGCTATCTGCCGGTGCCGACCTACAGCGCCCACTGGGTGGCCGACCCCGGCTTCCACCGCGCCATCGCCGATTACCTGCGCCGAGAGCGGCCCGGCGTGGCGGCGGAGCGCGAGGCGCTGATGGAACTGTCACCCTACCGCCAGGATGACGTGTCGGAGCAATAG
- a CDS encoding RidA family protein codes for MAGRIEARLKELGIELPQAAAPVAAYVPYTQSGNTLYVSGQVTVWNGERRFIGKLGQDFTVEQGQQAARLCALNIIAQAKAACGGDLDRVVRVLRLGGFVNGTPDFHDQPLVINGASELMMQVFGDAGKHARAAVGAPSLPGNVAVEVDAVLELT; via the coding sequence ATGGCCGGACGCATCGAGGCGCGGCTGAAGGAGTTGGGGATCGAGCTGCCGCAGGCGGCGGCCCCGGTGGCGGCCTATGTGCCCTACACCCAGTCGGGCAACACGCTCTACGTGTCGGGGCAGGTCACCGTATGGAACGGCGAACGCCGCTTCATCGGCAAGCTGGGCCAGGACTTCACGGTGGAGCAGGGCCAGCAGGCGGCGCGCCTGTGCGCCCTGAACATCATCGCCCAGGCGAAGGCGGCCTGCGGCGGCGATCTCGACCGGGTGGTGCGTGTGCTGCGTCTGGGCGGCTTCGTCAACGGCACCCCGGATTTCCACGACCAGCCGCTGGTCATCAACGGCGCGTCGGAGCTGATGATGCAGGTGTTCGGCGACGCCGGGAAGCACGCCCGCGCCGCGGTCGGCGCCCCGTCGCTGCCCGGCAACGTGGCGGTCGAGGTGGACGCCGTCCTCGAACTGACCTGA
- a CDS encoding flagellin, with product MAINDVTLTASMRTNLLQLQGVNEKIGVKQNILSTGNKINSALDGPTSFFAAKSLTQRAGDLSSLKDAMGQSISTIKAADKGVTAIESMIEQARGLTTAAYSALGTDAGSVATRKTLSAQFNALKEQIDKLAGDSGYAGKNLLAGNGLRLDSTSESRRAVNTIQGIENARVTNVVSTDTYTVRVKGDGSIEGAAGEINSAEMAHGLVGLKLSGTMTTSLGSFSDVQIEVRGASGRERSFIITDGNESRTITYFDNSQTMAANTTRTASTGTAQVTNVTLGGTIEAGDSFTITVEDQTFTYTATAGDVAIGQTARNNIANQLKASINSALGANGRLSGKDVQTVTVGTTGTITLSGATTTNAAREMTVKATAENALTKRISESFASGTIVSFTVDRKLLEQAANAGNGISTIEKKVDIQIQVSNLSGATVTRDGMSKRGEGKLSDGENAFAFDTGTVRFNVDQKSIKQAAAANSAANLVSVQVTDANTSNDLTVQLNERNTNAITVKSQNLSTSGQGLRIDYAQNDWTDRADIDKAVASIDYAKQNLRSASQTLSTNLNIITTRETFTKEFSDVLVEGANKLTLADQNEEGASLLMLQTRQQLGTIALSLANQSQQSILRLF from the coding sequence ATGGCCATCAACGACGTCACTCTCACCGCGTCAATGCGCACGAATCTGCTGCAACTGCAGGGCGTGAACGAAAAGATCGGTGTCAAGCAGAACATCCTCTCGACCGGCAACAAGATCAATTCGGCGCTCGACGGCCCGACTTCGTTCTTCGCAGCGAAGAGCCTGACCCAGCGCGCCGGTGACCTGTCGTCGTTGAAGGACGCCATGGGTCAGTCGATCAGCACCATCAAGGCCGCCGACAAGGGCGTGACCGCGATCGAAAGCATGATCGAGCAGGCGCGCGGCCTGACCACCGCCGCCTATTCCGCGCTCGGCACCGACGCCGGCTCCGTCGCCACCCGCAAGACACTGTCCGCCCAGTTCAACGCGCTGAAGGAGCAGATCGACAAGCTGGCCGGCGACAGCGGCTATGCCGGCAAGAACCTGCTGGCCGGCAATGGCCTGCGGCTGGACTCCACCAGCGAGTCGCGCCGTGCCGTCAACACCATCCAGGGCATCGAGAACGCCCGCGTCACCAACGTGGTGTCGACCGACACCTACACGGTGCGCGTCAAGGGCGACGGCTCCATCGAGGGCGCGGCCGGCGAGATCAACAGCGCCGAAATGGCCCACGGCCTGGTCGGCCTGAAGCTGTCCGGCACGATGACCACCTCGCTCGGCAGCTTCTCCGACGTGCAGATCGAGGTCCGCGGCGCCTCGGGCCGCGAGCGGTCGTTCATCATCACGGACGGCAACGAGTCGCGCACGATCACCTACTTCGACAACAGCCAGACGATGGCTGCCAACACGACGAGGACGGCGTCGACGGGTACCGCGCAGGTTACCAATGTGACGCTGGGCGGCACGATCGAAGCCGGCGACAGCTTCACCATCACCGTCGAAGACCAGACCTTCACCTACACCGCCACCGCCGGCGACGTGGCGATCGGTCAGACCGCGCGCAACAACATCGCCAACCAGCTCAAGGCGTCGATCAACAGTGCGCTGGGCGCCAACGGCCGTCTCAGCGGCAAGGACGTCCAGACCGTCACGGTCGGCACGACGGGCACGATCACGCTGTCCGGCGCGACGACGACCAACGCCGCCCGCGAGATGACGGTCAAGGCCACCGCCGAGAACGCCCTGACCAAGCGCATCTCCGAGAGCTTCGCGTCGGGCACCATCGTGTCCTTCACGGTCGACCGCAAGCTGCTGGAGCAGGCCGCCAACGCCGGCAACGGCATCTCGACGATCGAGAAGAAGGTCGACATCCAGATCCAGGTCAGCAACCTGAGCGGTGCCACGGTGACCCGCGACGGCATGTCCAAGCGCGGCGAAGGCAAGCTGTCGGACGGCGAGAACGCCTTCGCGTTCGACACCGGCACGGTGCGCTTCAACGTCGATCAGAAGAGCATCAAGCAGGCGGCGGCGGCCAACTCCGCGGCCAACCTGGTCTCGGTGCAGGTAACCGACGCCAACACCTCCAACGATCTGACGGTGCAGCTCAACGAGCGCAACACCAACGCGATCACGGTGAAATCGCAGAACCTGAGCACCAGCGGCCAGGGCCTGCGCATCGACTACGCGCAGAACGACTGGACCGACCGCGCCGACATCGACAAGGCGGTCGCCAGCATCGACTACGCGAAGCAGAACCTGCGGTCGGCCTCGCAGACGCTGTCGACCAACCTGAACATCATCACGACCCGCGAAACCTTCACCAAGGAGTTCAGCGACGTGCTGGTCGAAGGCGCCAACAAGCTGACGCTGGCCGACCAGAACGAGGAAGGCGCCAGCCTGCTGATGCTGCAGACCCGTCAGCAGCTCGGCACCATCGCCCTCTCGCTGGCCAACCAGTCGCAGCAGTCGATCCTGCGCTTGTTCTAA
- a CDS encoding S10 family peptidase — translation MRRAMNRRLRLLPLLAALALPPLHVAGAQDAAPQNTPAQNTPAQNTPARNEQNQGAPKPADRAGGFDAQRSETRHQLPLPSGPLAYTAVAEFLPLRDGPREEAAARVFTVTYTLDGGTLDGTPRGQRPVAFVFNGGPGASSAYLHLGALGPKVVGFNDDGSLTRPPAPLLNNPDSWLAFTDLVFVDPVGTGYSRGIRRDGGKEEGARRDEDPGKRFWSVDADSRAMAEIVRLWLTRNGRWESPKFLVGESYGGFRIAKMANRLIDDTGIAVNGLIMVSPVVDFATIRGGGGLLVPALRLPAYAASAAANGLVAGTPEQAAAAAERYAFTGYLTGLAGLDYRRPGAARDFFAEVARTTGLPEELVTRFRGEIPTDVFARELLRGRGRVASVYDGTFTAADPDPSAARLSFDPFLKGTVPTYTTAFAAYAHEWLGVRTEVPFELLSDRVNRGWEWPRSGQPSAVDDLQAALTLQPALRVLIAHGRTDLITPYMASRWVASRLELPDGQADRVAVTVYEGGHMMYTRAPERAKLAADARALIEAALR, via the coding sequence ATGCGACGTGCCATGAACCGCCGCCTCCGCCTTCTGCCATTGCTCGCCGCGCTGGCGCTGCCGCCGCTCCATGTCGCGGGTGCTCAGGACGCGGCGCCCCAGAACACTCCGGCCCAGAACACTCCGGCCCAGAACACTCCGGCCCGGAACGAACAGAACCAGGGCGCCCCGAAGCCGGCGGACCGCGCCGGCGGGTTCGACGCCCAGCGCAGCGAGACCAGGCACCAGTTGCCCTTGCCATCCGGACCGCTCGCCTACACGGCGGTGGCGGAGTTCCTTCCCCTGCGCGACGGTCCGCGCGAGGAGGCGGCGGCCCGTGTCTTCACCGTCACCTATACGCTGGATGGGGGCACGCTGGACGGGACGCCGCGCGGCCAGCGGCCGGTCGCCTTCGTGTTCAACGGCGGGCCGGGGGCGTCCTCGGCCTATCTGCATCTGGGGGCTTTGGGGCCGAAAGTGGTCGGCTTCAACGACGACGGGTCGCTGACCCGGCCACCGGCCCCGTTGCTGAACAATCCGGACAGCTGGCTGGCCTTCACCGATCTGGTCTTCGTCGATCCGGTCGGCACCGGCTACAGCCGCGGCATCCGGCGTGACGGTGGAAAGGAGGAGGGCGCGCGGCGGGACGAGGACCCCGGCAAGCGCTTCTGGTCGGTCGATGCCGACAGCCGGGCCATGGCCGAGATCGTCCGGCTCTGGCTGACCCGCAACGGCCGCTGGGAGTCGCCGAAATTCCTGGTGGGGGAAAGCTACGGCGGCTTCCGCATCGCCAAGATGGCCAACCGGCTGATCGACGATACCGGCATCGCGGTCAACGGGCTGATCATGGTGTCGCCGGTCGTGGATTTCGCCACCATCCGCGGCGGCGGCGGGCTTCTGGTGCCGGCGCTGCGGCTGCCCGCCTACGCCGCTTCGGCCGCCGCCAACGGTCTGGTTGCCGGCACCCCGGAGCAGGCGGCGGCGGCGGCCGAGCGCTACGCCTTCACCGGATACCTCACCGGGCTGGCCGGGCTGGACTACCGCCGGCCCGGCGCGGCACGGGACTTCTTCGCCGAGGTGGCGCGGACCACCGGCCTGCCGGAGGAACTGGTGACCCGCTTCCGCGGCGAGATCCCCACCGATGTCTTTGCCCGCGAGCTGCTGCGCGGGCGCGGGCGGGTTGCCAGCGTCTATGACGGCACCTTCACCGCCGCGGATCCCGACCCGTCGGCGGCGCGGCTTTCCTTCGATCCCTTCCTGAAGGGCACGGTACCGACCTACACCACCGCCTTCGCCGCCTACGCCCACGAATGGCTGGGCGTGCGGACGGAGGTGCCGTTCGAGCTGCTCAGCGACCGGGTGAACCGGGGCTGGGAATGGCCGCGCTCCGGCCAGCCCAGCGCGGTGGACGACCTCCAGGCCGCCCTGACCCTGCAACCCGCGCTGCGGGTGCTGATCGCCCATGGGAGGACGGACCTCATCACCCCCTACATGGCGTCACGCTGGGTGGCGTCGCGCCTGGAACTGCCGGACGGGCAGGCCGACCGGGTCGCCGTGACGGTCTATGAGGGGGGGCACATGATGTACACCCGCGCGCCGGAGCGGGCGAAGCTGGCCGCCGACGCGCGGGCCCTGATCGAGGCCGCCCTGCGGTAA
- a CDS encoding bacteriohemerythrin produces the protein MDMPAENFQDLVWSDDLALGVEHIDEQHKHWIELVQAFHVAVAEGRSREEVYRTLADAVVYTEIHFASEQKVMEEAGYPFLADHLVQHSLAWEQLHAFTTGNVPEENIAEYLATFLPQWLMLHINSADRQFARWLKERDAVPAELADAQLSGRVFPNIPV, from the coding sequence ATGGACATGCCCGCCGAGAATTTTCAGGATCTCGTCTGGAGCGACGATCTTGCGTTGGGCGTCGAGCATATCGACGAGCAGCACAAGCATTGGATCGAACTGGTCCAGGCGTTCCATGTCGCCGTCGCCGAAGGCCGCTCCCGCGAGGAGGTCTACCGGACGCTGGCCGATGCGGTGGTCTATACGGAGATTCACTTCGCGAGCGAGCAGAAGGTGATGGAGGAGGCCGGCTATCCTTTCCTGGCCGACCATCTGGTCCAGCATTCCCTGGCCTGGGAGCAGTTGCACGCCTTCACCACCGGCAACGTGCCGGAGGAGAACATCGCCGAGTATCTGGCGACCTTCCTGCCGCAATGGCTGATGCTGCACATCAACTCAGCCGACCGTCAGTTCGCCCGCTGGCTGAAGGAGCGCGACGCCGTCCCGGCGGAGTTGGCCGACGCCCAGCTGTCCGGACGCGTCTTCCCCAACATCCCGGTCTGA